One part of the Ornithodoros turicata isolate Travis chromosome 2, ASM3712646v1, whole genome shotgun sequence genome encodes these proteins:
- the LOC135386161 gene encoding uncharacterized protein LOC135386161 isoform X2, translating into MLKGLRMKAQGGYAHLGYFLPIYLSPILYDGSQESKYLYFVLLLLFLWAFNSIPKPITAFLPVVNYPLIGAMTPNQVAAHYLSVEVLSTTAVLLLVSAVDSATTIVPRIGLKLCSHYGLRRAKPFLILCLFTFLAAMFCSTTTLAAPLLYFIDRVLQFLHNEHLDTTSEHSARYRSQDNTNASTGKDADDLFDKLAEAVIRMRSARPSPRRQRGRRGRAGHTDYTDAKEILSDSCASPDHRTPLKRRHSLASTREFSSMIIGDEATSPADVRRTERRMERRPSILKSTPSSAKASRRSSVVDFAPVEKSAKTETNQNKKSPEGTRKAVVQHESLLSDSPKAPSPEPMRSVDLRPRGSRASVQTLSGSLNTTFYTVRGSRGTLVEEIEGYGFVRRHSLAGTRRASMGRASSVSQITALNEMEKATKARERRRLDMRSAFLIAPAIVCMLGSLSSLATIPGKEAIVALLQHVQEVRRNRTLAIKMDIVEINLWTWTAIVLPACLVVFAFCCLYFYMTNLRPYELGEADQQETVTASAKTRLRAMGPLSGLDYLFLYCLGIYVACTAVVMFSGLERLLPQVSLLSITLVVVSFKVPWSRTELVTVELVKSKLPWGALLMLGASHAVTQLVLKKDLVGYTMRYIHINKYFWTHQPPIVSQTVLATFASLMAESTNNAVLTGVLMDVIKGVAMDTNRYVVYYAIPVAIGACTNTILPMSVPLVFLHDCTDVTLLQLLVIGVAVKALLIALVMLSVNTTGRVLLNVADPIVPYHRPVIFNATNLTITGEEVP; encoded by the exons ATGCTCAAAGGTCTACGGATGAAGGCTCAGGGTGGATACGCACACCTGGGCTACTTCCTTCCCATCTACTTGTCCCCCATCCTCTACGACGGGTCCCAA GAAAGCAAGTATCTCTATTTCGTGCTGCTTCTACTCTTTCTGTGGGCGTTCAACTCTATTCCAAAACCCATAACTGCTTTCCTGCCCGTCGTCAACTACCCACTCATCGGCGCTATGACGCCGAACCAAGTCGCGGCTCACTACCTTTCG GTGGAAGTGTTGAGCACAACAGCCGTACTTCTCCTGGTGTCAGCAGTGGATTCCGCTACAACAATCGTGCCTCGCATCGGGCTCAAACTCTGCTCTCACTATGGACTCCGTAGAGCAAAGCCTTTCCTGATCCTGTGCCTGTTCACGTTCCTCGCAGCCATGTTCTGCTCGACCACCACACTTGCTGCTCCGCTGCTTTACTTCATCGATAG AGTGTTGCAATTTCTGCATAACGAACACTTGGACACCACCTCCGAGCATTCTGCACGCTATCGGTCCCAGGACAACACTAACGCATCCACGGGAAAAGACGCAGATGATCTTTTTGATAAACTTGCAGAG GCCGTGATTCGCATGAGATCTGCAAGGCCTTCTCCACGAAGACAGCGTGGAAGACGTGGCAGAGCCGGACACACCGATTATACTGACGCCAAAGAAATCCTTAGTGATAGC TGTGCTTCTCCTGACCATCGCACCCCTCTCAAACGAAGACATTCTTTAGCGTCCACACGAGAATTCTCAAGCATGATCATTGGCGATGAAGCAACGAGTCCAGCGGACGTACGGCGCACCGAACGGCGCATGGAACGGCGCCCTTCTATCCTGAAGTCCACCCCGTCTTCTGCAAAGGCCTCGAGGCGATCGTCCGTGGTCGACTTTGCGCCTGTAGAGAAAAGTGCAAAAACAGAAACTAATCAAAATAAGAAAAG TCCTGAAGGCACCAGAAAGGCTGTGGTACAACACGAGAGCCTATTATCCGACTCTCCGAAGGCCCCGAGTCCGGAACCTATGCGCTCAGTGGATCTTCGCCCCAGAGGCTCACGAGCATCAGTGCAAACGTTATCAGGATCCCTCAACACTACCTTCTACACGGTACGAGGAAGTCGAGGGACGCTGGTCGAAGAAATCGAAGGATACGGATTCGTCAGGCGCCACAGCTTGGCAGGGACGCGCCGAGCTTCGATGGGTAGAGCTTCTAGTGTCT CTCAAATCACTGCCCTCAATGAAATGGAAAAGGCTACGAAAGCACGCGAACG GAGACGCTTAGATATGAGAAGCGCGTTCCTCATCGCACCTGCCATAGTCTGCATGCTGGGCAGTCTATCCAGCCTCGCTACAATACCTGGGAAAGAAGCTATCGTGGCCCTACTGCAGCA TGTCCAAGAAGTCCGCAGGAATCGGACGCTTGCAATCAAAATGGACATAGTTGAAATAAACCTTTGGACGTGGACTGCGATCGTTCTTCCGGCATGCCTGGTCGTCTTCGCCTTCTGCTGCTTGTATTTCTACATGACGAACTTACGCCCCTA CGAACTTGGGGAAGCGGACCAGCAGGAAACAGTAACGGCCTCCGCAAAAACCAGGCTCCGGGCGATGGGACCCCTATC AGGGCTGGACTACTTGTTCCTCTACTGTCTCGGAATATACGTCGCTTGTACAGCTGTGGTGATGTTCTCCGGTCTTGAGAGATT GCTGCCTCAAGTAAGCCTTCTATCCATCACGTTGGTAGTGGTGTCATTCAAAGTGCCCTGGTCAAGGACTGAGCTCGTCACTGTGGAGTTGGTCAAATCTAAGCTCCCTTGGGGCGCTCTCTTAATGCTTGGCGCCTCTCACGCCGTTACGCAACTTGTGCTG AAGAAAGATCTCGTGGGATACACAATGCGATATATTCACATCAATAAATATTTTTGGACCCATCAGCCACCCATCGTGAGTCAAACCGTCCTGGCAACGTTCGCATCTCTAATGGCTGAAAGTACCAACAACGCTGTGCTTACTGGTGTCCTTATGGATGTTATCAAAGGCGTT GCTATGGACACCAATAGATACGTGGTTTACTATGCAATACCGGTGGCCATCGGTGCCTGCACCAATACCATCCTACCAATGTCAGTGCCATTGGTGTTTCTACATGACTGCACTGACGTTACCCTCTTGCAACTC TTGGTGATTGGCGTTGCGGTGAAGGCACTTCTGATTGCATTGGTGATGTTGTCGGTGAACACCACAGGACGCGTACTGCTCAACGTCGCTGATCCTATTGTGCCTTACCATCGCCCAGTGATCTTCAACGCTACCAATTTGACAATCACCGGCGAAGAAGTCCCATAG
- the LOC135386161 gene encoding uncharacterized protein LOC135386161 isoform X4, with protein MGDRASTAPKRTGMLKGLRMKAQGGYAHLGYFLPIYLSPILYDGSQESKYLYFVLLLLFLWAFNSIPKPITAFLPVVNYPLIGAMTPNQVAAHYLSVEVLSTTAVLLLVSAVDSATTIVPRIGLKLCSHYGLRRAKPFLILCLFTFLAAMFCSTTTLAAPLLYFIDRVLQFLHNEHLDTTSEHSARYRSQDNTNASTGKDADDLFDKLAEAVIRMRSARPSPRRQRGRRGRAGHTDYTDAKEILSDSCASPDHRTPLKRRHSLASTREFSSMIIGDEATSPADVRRTERRMERRPSILKSTPSSAKASRRSSVVDFAPVEKSAKTETNQNKKSPEGTRKAVVQHESLLSDSPKAPSPEPMRSVDLRPRGSRASVQTLSGSLNTTFYTVRGSRGTLVEEIEGYGFVRRHSLAGTRRASMGRASSVSQITALNEMEKATKARERRRLDMRSAFLIAPAIVCMLGSLSSLATIPGKEAIVALLQHVQEVRRNRTLAIKMDIVEINLWTWTAIVLPACLVVFAFCCLYFYMTNLRPYELGEADQQETVTASAKTRLRAMGPLSLPQVSLLSITLVVVSFKVPWSRTELVTVELVKSKLPWGALLMLGASHAVTQLVLKKDLVGYTMRYIHINKYFWTHQPPIVSQTVLATFASLMAESTNNAVLTGVLMDVIKGVAMDTNRYVVYYAIPVAIGACTNTILPMSVPLVFLHDCTDVTLLQLLVIGVAVKALLIALVMLSVNTTGRVLLNVADPIVPYHRPVIFNATNLTITGEEVP; from the exons ATGGGAGACCGAGCAAGCACAG CACCCAAGAGAACGGGCATGCTCAAAGGTCTACGGATGAAGGCTCAGGGTGGATACGCACACCTGGGCTACTTCCTTCCCATCTACTTGTCCCCCATCCTCTACGACGGGTCCCAA GAAAGCAAGTATCTCTATTTCGTGCTGCTTCTACTCTTTCTGTGGGCGTTCAACTCTATTCCAAAACCCATAACTGCTTTCCTGCCCGTCGTCAACTACCCACTCATCGGCGCTATGACGCCGAACCAAGTCGCGGCTCACTACCTTTCG GTGGAAGTGTTGAGCACAACAGCCGTACTTCTCCTGGTGTCAGCAGTGGATTCCGCTACAACAATCGTGCCTCGCATCGGGCTCAAACTCTGCTCTCACTATGGACTCCGTAGAGCAAAGCCTTTCCTGATCCTGTGCCTGTTCACGTTCCTCGCAGCCATGTTCTGCTCGACCACCACACTTGCTGCTCCGCTGCTTTACTTCATCGATAG AGTGTTGCAATTTCTGCATAACGAACACTTGGACACCACCTCCGAGCATTCTGCACGCTATCGGTCCCAGGACAACACTAACGCATCCACGGGAAAAGACGCAGATGATCTTTTTGATAAACTTGCAGAG GCCGTGATTCGCATGAGATCTGCAAGGCCTTCTCCACGAAGACAGCGTGGAAGACGTGGCAGAGCCGGACACACCGATTATACTGACGCCAAAGAAATCCTTAGTGATAGC TGTGCTTCTCCTGACCATCGCACCCCTCTCAAACGAAGACATTCTTTAGCGTCCACACGAGAATTCTCAAGCATGATCATTGGCGATGAAGCAACGAGTCCAGCGGACGTACGGCGCACCGAACGGCGCATGGAACGGCGCCCTTCTATCCTGAAGTCCACCCCGTCTTCTGCAAAGGCCTCGAGGCGATCGTCCGTGGTCGACTTTGCGCCTGTAGAGAAAAGTGCAAAAACAGAAACTAATCAAAATAAGAAAAG TCCTGAAGGCACCAGAAAGGCTGTGGTACAACACGAGAGCCTATTATCCGACTCTCCGAAGGCCCCGAGTCCGGAACCTATGCGCTCAGTGGATCTTCGCCCCAGAGGCTCACGAGCATCAGTGCAAACGTTATCAGGATCCCTCAACACTACCTTCTACACGGTACGAGGAAGTCGAGGGACGCTGGTCGAAGAAATCGAAGGATACGGATTCGTCAGGCGCCACAGCTTGGCAGGGACGCGCCGAGCTTCGATGGGTAGAGCTTCTAGTGTCT CTCAAATCACTGCCCTCAATGAAATGGAAAAGGCTACGAAAGCACGCGAACG GAGACGCTTAGATATGAGAAGCGCGTTCCTCATCGCACCTGCCATAGTCTGCATGCTGGGCAGTCTATCCAGCCTCGCTACAATACCTGGGAAAGAAGCTATCGTGGCCCTACTGCAGCA TGTCCAAGAAGTCCGCAGGAATCGGACGCTTGCAATCAAAATGGACATAGTTGAAATAAACCTTTGGACGTGGACTGCGATCGTTCTTCCGGCATGCCTGGTCGTCTTCGCCTTCTGCTGCTTGTATTTCTACATGACGAACTTACGCCCCTA CGAACTTGGGGAAGCGGACCAGCAGGAAACAGTAACGGCCTCCGCAAAAACCAGGCTCCGGGCGATGGGACCCCTATC GCTGCCTCAAGTAAGCCTTCTATCCATCACGTTGGTAGTGGTGTCATTCAAAGTGCCCTGGTCAAGGACTGAGCTCGTCACTGTGGAGTTGGTCAAATCTAAGCTCCCTTGGGGCGCTCTCTTAATGCTTGGCGCCTCTCACGCCGTTACGCAACTTGTGCTG AAGAAAGATCTCGTGGGATACACAATGCGATATATTCACATCAATAAATATTTTTGGACCCATCAGCCACCCATCGTGAGTCAAACCGTCCTGGCAACGTTCGCATCTCTAATGGCTGAAAGTACCAACAACGCTGTGCTTACTGGTGTCCTTATGGATGTTATCAAAGGCGTT GCTATGGACACCAATAGATACGTGGTTTACTATGCAATACCGGTGGCCATCGGTGCCTGCACCAATACCATCCTACCAATGTCAGTGCCATTGGTGTTTCTACATGACTGCACTGACGTTACCCTCTTGCAACTC TTGGTGATTGGCGTTGCGGTGAAGGCACTTCTGATTGCATTGGTGATGTTGTCGGTGAACACCACAGGACGCGTACTGCTCAACGTCGCTGATCCTATTGTGCCTTACCATCGCCCAGTGATCTTCAACGCTACCAATTTGACAATCACCGGCGAAGAAGTCCCATAG
- the LOC135386161 gene encoding uncharacterized protein LOC135386161 isoform X3, which produces MGDRASTAPKRTGMLKGLRMKAQGGYAHLGYFLPIYLSPILYDGSQESKYLYFVLLLLFLWAFNSIPKPITAFLPVVNYPLIGAMTPNQVAAHYLSVEVLSTTAVLLLVSAVDSATTIVPRIGLKLCSHYGLRRAKPFLILCLFTFLAAMFCSTTTLAAPLLYFIDRVLQFLHNEHLDTTSEHSARYRSQDNTNASTGKDADDLFDKLAEAVIRMRSARPSPRRQRGRRGRAGHTDYTDAKEILSDSCASPDHRTPLKRRHSLASTREFSSMIIGDEATSPADVRRTERRMERRPSILKSTPSSAKASRRSSVVDFAPVEKSAKTETNQNKKSPEGTRKAVVQHESLLSDSPKAPSPEPMRSVDLRPRGSRASVQTLSGSLNTTFYTVRGSRGTLVEEIEGYGFVRRHSLAGTRRASMGRASSVSQITALNEMEKATKARERRRLDMRSAFLIAPAIVCMLGSLSSLATIPGKEAIVALLQHVQEVRRNRTLAIKMDIVEINLWTWTAIVLPACLVVFAFCCLYFYMTNLRPYELGEADQQETVTASAKTRLRAMGPLSGLDYLFLYCLGIYVACTAVVMFSGLERLLPQVSLLSITLVVVSFKVPWSRTELVTVELVKSKLPWGALLMLGASHAVTQLVLPPIVSQTVLATFASLMAESTNNAVLTGVLMDVIKGVAMDTNRYVVYYAIPVAIGACTNTILPMSVPLVFLHDCTDVTLLQLLVIGVAVKALLIALVMLSVNTTGRVLLNVADPIVPYHRPVIFNATNLTITGEEVP; this is translated from the exons ATGGGAGACCGAGCAAGCACAG CACCCAAGAGAACGGGCATGCTCAAAGGTCTACGGATGAAGGCTCAGGGTGGATACGCACACCTGGGCTACTTCCTTCCCATCTACTTGTCCCCCATCCTCTACGACGGGTCCCAA GAAAGCAAGTATCTCTATTTCGTGCTGCTTCTACTCTTTCTGTGGGCGTTCAACTCTATTCCAAAACCCATAACTGCTTTCCTGCCCGTCGTCAACTACCCACTCATCGGCGCTATGACGCCGAACCAAGTCGCGGCTCACTACCTTTCG GTGGAAGTGTTGAGCACAACAGCCGTACTTCTCCTGGTGTCAGCAGTGGATTCCGCTACAACAATCGTGCCTCGCATCGGGCTCAAACTCTGCTCTCACTATGGACTCCGTAGAGCAAAGCCTTTCCTGATCCTGTGCCTGTTCACGTTCCTCGCAGCCATGTTCTGCTCGACCACCACACTTGCTGCTCCGCTGCTTTACTTCATCGATAG AGTGTTGCAATTTCTGCATAACGAACACTTGGACACCACCTCCGAGCATTCTGCACGCTATCGGTCCCAGGACAACACTAACGCATCCACGGGAAAAGACGCAGATGATCTTTTTGATAAACTTGCAGAG GCCGTGATTCGCATGAGATCTGCAAGGCCTTCTCCACGAAGACAGCGTGGAAGACGTGGCAGAGCCGGACACACCGATTATACTGACGCCAAAGAAATCCTTAGTGATAGC TGTGCTTCTCCTGACCATCGCACCCCTCTCAAACGAAGACATTCTTTAGCGTCCACACGAGAATTCTCAAGCATGATCATTGGCGATGAAGCAACGAGTCCAGCGGACGTACGGCGCACCGAACGGCGCATGGAACGGCGCCCTTCTATCCTGAAGTCCACCCCGTCTTCTGCAAAGGCCTCGAGGCGATCGTCCGTGGTCGACTTTGCGCCTGTAGAGAAAAGTGCAAAAACAGAAACTAATCAAAATAAGAAAAG TCCTGAAGGCACCAGAAAGGCTGTGGTACAACACGAGAGCCTATTATCCGACTCTCCGAAGGCCCCGAGTCCGGAACCTATGCGCTCAGTGGATCTTCGCCCCAGAGGCTCACGAGCATCAGTGCAAACGTTATCAGGATCCCTCAACACTACCTTCTACACGGTACGAGGAAGTCGAGGGACGCTGGTCGAAGAAATCGAAGGATACGGATTCGTCAGGCGCCACAGCTTGGCAGGGACGCGCCGAGCTTCGATGGGTAGAGCTTCTAGTGTCT CTCAAATCACTGCCCTCAATGAAATGGAAAAGGCTACGAAAGCACGCGAACG GAGACGCTTAGATATGAGAAGCGCGTTCCTCATCGCACCTGCCATAGTCTGCATGCTGGGCAGTCTATCCAGCCTCGCTACAATACCTGGGAAAGAAGCTATCGTGGCCCTACTGCAGCA TGTCCAAGAAGTCCGCAGGAATCGGACGCTTGCAATCAAAATGGACATAGTTGAAATAAACCTTTGGACGTGGACTGCGATCGTTCTTCCGGCATGCCTGGTCGTCTTCGCCTTCTGCTGCTTGTATTTCTACATGACGAACTTACGCCCCTA CGAACTTGGGGAAGCGGACCAGCAGGAAACAGTAACGGCCTCCGCAAAAACCAGGCTCCGGGCGATGGGACCCCTATC AGGGCTGGACTACTTGTTCCTCTACTGTCTCGGAATATACGTCGCTTGTACAGCTGTGGTGATGTTCTCCGGTCTTGAGAGATT GCTGCCTCAAGTAAGCCTTCTATCCATCACGTTGGTAGTGGTGTCATTCAAAGTGCCCTGGTCAAGGACTGAGCTCGTCACTGTGGAGTTGGTCAAATCTAAGCTCCCTTGGGGCGCTCTCTTAATGCTTGGCGCCTCTCACGCCGTTACGCAACTTGTGCTG CCACCCATCGTGAGTCAAACCGTCCTGGCAACGTTCGCATCTCTAATGGCTGAAAGTACCAACAACGCTGTGCTTACTGGTGTCCTTATGGATGTTATCAAAGGCGTT GCTATGGACACCAATAGATACGTGGTTTACTATGCAATACCGGTGGCCATCGGTGCCTGCACCAATACCATCCTACCAATGTCAGTGCCATTGGTGTTTCTACATGACTGCACTGACGTTACCCTCTTGCAACTC TTGGTGATTGGCGTTGCGGTGAAGGCACTTCTGATTGCATTGGTGATGTTGTCGGTGAACACCACAGGACGCGTACTGCTCAACGTCGCTGATCCTATTGTGCCTTACCATCGCCCAGTGATCTTCAACGCTACCAATTTGACAATCACCGGCGAAGAAGTCCCATAG
- the LOC135386161 gene encoding uncharacterized protein LOC135386161 isoform X1 has translation MGDRASTAPKRTGMLKGLRMKAQGGYAHLGYFLPIYLSPILYDGSQESKYLYFVLLLLFLWAFNSIPKPITAFLPVVNYPLIGAMTPNQVAAHYLSVEVLSTTAVLLLVSAVDSATTIVPRIGLKLCSHYGLRRAKPFLILCLFTFLAAMFCSTTTLAAPLLYFIDRVLQFLHNEHLDTTSEHSARYRSQDNTNASTGKDADDLFDKLAEAVIRMRSARPSPRRQRGRRGRAGHTDYTDAKEILSDSCASPDHRTPLKRRHSLASTREFSSMIIGDEATSPADVRRTERRMERRPSILKSTPSSAKASRRSSVVDFAPVEKSAKTETNQNKKSPEGTRKAVVQHESLLSDSPKAPSPEPMRSVDLRPRGSRASVQTLSGSLNTTFYTVRGSRGTLVEEIEGYGFVRRHSLAGTRRASMGRASSVSQITALNEMEKATKARERRRLDMRSAFLIAPAIVCMLGSLSSLATIPGKEAIVALLQHVQEVRRNRTLAIKMDIVEINLWTWTAIVLPACLVVFAFCCLYFYMTNLRPYELGEADQQETVTASAKTRLRAMGPLSGLDYLFLYCLGIYVACTAVVMFSGLERLLPQVSLLSITLVVVSFKVPWSRTELVTVELVKSKLPWGALLMLGASHAVTQLVLKKDLVGYTMRYIHINKYFWTHQPPIVSQTVLATFASLMAESTNNAVLTGVLMDVIKGVAMDTNRYVVYYAIPVAIGACTNTILPMSVPLVFLHDCTDVTLLQLLVIGVAVKALLIALVMLSVNTTGRVLLNVADPIVPYHRPVIFNATNLTITGEEVP, from the exons ATGGGAGACCGAGCAAGCACAG CACCCAAGAGAACGGGCATGCTCAAAGGTCTACGGATGAAGGCTCAGGGTGGATACGCACACCTGGGCTACTTCCTTCCCATCTACTTGTCCCCCATCCTCTACGACGGGTCCCAA GAAAGCAAGTATCTCTATTTCGTGCTGCTTCTACTCTTTCTGTGGGCGTTCAACTCTATTCCAAAACCCATAACTGCTTTCCTGCCCGTCGTCAACTACCCACTCATCGGCGCTATGACGCCGAACCAAGTCGCGGCTCACTACCTTTCG GTGGAAGTGTTGAGCACAACAGCCGTACTTCTCCTGGTGTCAGCAGTGGATTCCGCTACAACAATCGTGCCTCGCATCGGGCTCAAACTCTGCTCTCACTATGGACTCCGTAGAGCAAAGCCTTTCCTGATCCTGTGCCTGTTCACGTTCCTCGCAGCCATGTTCTGCTCGACCACCACACTTGCTGCTCCGCTGCTTTACTTCATCGATAG AGTGTTGCAATTTCTGCATAACGAACACTTGGACACCACCTCCGAGCATTCTGCACGCTATCGGTCCCAGGACAACACTAACGCATCCACGGGAAAAGACGCAGATGATCTTTTTGATAAACTTGCAGAG GCCGTGATTCGCATGAGATCTGCAAGGCCTTCTCCACGAAGACAGCGTGGAAGACGTGGCAGAGCCGGACACACCGATTATACTGACGCCAAAGAAATCCTTAGTGATAGC TGTGCTTCTCCTGACCATCGCACCCCTCTCAAACGAAGACATTCTTTAGCGTCCACACGAGAATTCTCAAGCATGATCATTGGCGATGAAGCAACGAGTCCAGCGGACGTACGGCGCACCGAACGGCGCATGGAACGGCGCCCTTCTATCCTGAAGTCCACCCCGTCTTCTGCAAAGGCCTCGAGGCGATCGTCCGTGGTCGACTTTGCGCCTGTAGAGAAAAGTGCAAAAACAGAAACTAATCAAAATAAGAAAAG TCCTGAAGGCACCAGAAAGGCTGTGGTACAACACGAGAGCCTATTATCCGACTCTCCGAAGGCCCCGAGTCCGGAACCTATGCGCTCAGTGGATCTTCGCCCCAGAGGCTCACGAGCATCAGTGCAAACGTTATCAGGATCCCTCAACACTACCTTCTACACGGTACGAGGAAGTCGAGGGACGCTGGTCGAAGAAATCGAAGGATACGGATTCGTCAGGCGCCACAGCTTGGCAGGGACGCGCCGAGCTTCGATGGGTAGAGCTTCTAGTGTCT CTCAAATCACTGCCCTCAATGAAATGGAAAAGGCTACGAAAGCACGCGAACG GAGACGCTTAGATATGAGAAGCGCGTTCCTCATCGCACCTGCCATAGTCTGCATGCTGGGCAGTCTATCCAGCCTCGCTACAATACCTGGGAAAGAAGCTATCGTGGCCCTACTGCAGCA TGTCCAAGAAGTCCGCAGGAATCGGACGCTTGCAATCAAAATGGACATAGTTGAAATAAACCTTTGGACGTGGACTGCGATCGTTCTTCCGGCATGCCTGGTCGTCTTCGCCTTCTGCTGCTTGTATTTCTACATGACGAACTTACGCCCCTA CGAACTTGGGGAAGCGGACCAGCAGGAAACAGTAACGGCCTCCGCAAAAACCAGGCTCCGGGCGATGGGACCCCTATC AGGGCTGGACTACTTGTTCCTCTACTGTCTCGGAATATACGTCGCTTGTACAGCTGTGGTGATGTTCTCCGGTCTTGAGAGATT GCTGCCTCAAGTAAGCCTTCTATCCATCACGTTGGTAGTGGTGTCATTCAAAGTGCCCTGGTCAAGGACTGAGCTCGTCACTGTGGAGTTGGTCAAATCTAAGCTCCCTTGGGGCGCTCTCTTAATGCTTGGCGCCTCTCACGCCGTTACGCAACTTGTGCTG AAGAAAGATCTCGTGGGATACACAATGCGATATATTCACATCAATAAATATTTTTGGACCCATCAGCCACCCATCGTGAGTCAAACCGTCCTGGCAACGTTCGCATCTCTAATGGCTGAAAGTACCAACAACGCTGTGCTTACTGGTGTCCTTATGGATGTTATCAAAGGCGTT GCTATGGACACCAATAGATACGTGGTTTACTATGCAATACCGGTGGCCATCGGTGCCTGCACCAATACCATCCTACCAATGTCAGTGCCATTGGTGTTTCTACATGACTGCACTGACGTTACCCTCTTGCAACTC TTGGTGATTGGCGTTGCGGTGAAGGCACTTCTGATTGCATTGGTGATGTTGTCGGTGAACACCACAGGACGCGTACTGCTCAACGTCGCTGATCCTATTGTGCCTTACCATCGCCCAGTGATCTTCAACGCTACCAATTTGACAATCACCGGCGAAGAAGTCCCATAG